The genome window ATCGGAAATTTCCTTAATGCTCCTATAAACTGGGAACTTCTTTCCATTGACCTCTATTTCGCCACCCTTGACGTTGACAGCGTAGACCTTACCCTCATACTTGAGCGTTATCGAGCGCATTATCGCGTTTCCAACCTTTCCTGGAACATTTGAAGCGCCTATGACAGCCACGCTTTTCGGGTAAAACATGAAGTCCAGTTTTGGTGCCCCCATCTCATTCAC of Thermococcus sp. JdF3 contains these proteins:
- a CDS encoding CoA-binding protein, yielding MGAPKLDFMFYPKSVAVIGASNVPGKVGNAIMRSITLKYEGKVYAVNVKGGEIEVNGKKFPVYRSIKEISD